The genomic window GCCGACGACGAGGTCCCCCATGGTGCTGTGGGGGATGGTGTCCCCGACCGCGTCGGTCCCGTTGCCGGGGGCCACGATCGGGGTGAAGCTGCCCGAGCCGTCCACGGGGCCGGTGTAGATCATGCCGGCCTGGAAGCTCGAGCCGGTGTACCGATACGCGCCGACGGCGGTGATGTTGCCGGCGCCGAGGCTGGGGTCGAAGAGCGACGTATTGGGCCCGTAGAACTGGGAGCTCGTGACCGTCTGGCCGGCAAACGTGGGATTGAACGTGTACAGGGACGGCGAGGGGGCGGTCGACGGGATCTGGCCGAGCGGGCCGTAATAGAGGAATGCCGGAGTCCCGTCCTTCAGCGACGGGGCACCCGTGCCGCCGGTGATCAGGACGTTGCCGCCGACGTCCTGCCGGACCCCGGTGACGCCATAGTTGAGCGGCAGGATGGGCTGGATCCCCGCCGATCGCGCGACCTGGGCCTTGGCCGCCCGATGAGCGGCCATGGCGTGGACGTGGACCGTCGAGAGCAGGTCGATCGACTCGAGCGTCTCCAGCGACGGGCGGAGCCTCGGCGCCGTCCTGGTCCCCGAGGCCCCCCGCGCCCCTGGGCGAGACCGGCCGTGGAAGGCGGTTGTCAACCTGGCCAAAACGCTCATGCAAGCACCTCTCTGGGTGAACGACGAATCCAGGCCCATTTCGAAGCCTTCTCGACGAAACATAGAACACGCGCAATCGCGACGACCCGTCGGCCGCGGCCCGGAGGCCCCGGCCCGAAGCCCGCCCAGCACGGGCCGCCGATCGGCGCCCCATCGACGCGAGACGGCCCGCGAACCGACCGGCCACCGGCGAGGCAAGGCGGCTCGCCTCAGCGGCCCCTGGCATGAGCGCCGGCGTGCGTCTTCACCATCGCCGCGGCATTCCGTGCGAGCCGGAACGCGTGCGCGAAGCCGGCCCTCGACGCGGGCTTCCCGCCGTGCGTCGCGTGATGCTCGGGCGAATTCCAGATCGCCCGCGCGACGGCCAGGCGCGACGCCCCGGCCCGCAGGCGCCCGGACCAGTAGGAGAGGCCGGCCGGATCCGGGTCGTGTTCCAGGATGTGGTCGAAGAGCGAGATCACGAAGGCATCGCGGCGGGCGCCGAAGCCCGAGGAGAGGGGCGACGGGTTGGGCGGGACGACGGTCGGCCTGGGCAGGACGACGACCTCCGCGCTCGCGGTGCCGACTCCCCCCTCGCCGTCATCGATGACGACCGTCACCGTATACGTCCCCGGGGCCCGGTAGACATGATCCAGCTCGAACGTCTTGTCCAGGCCCAGGAGGAGGGGTTGGGGGCCCAGGCCATCGCCGTAGTCGACGGTCGCGGTCCAGGGATCCGTGCCGGGATCGGCGAACGAGCCGAGGCGGACGAAAGGATCTCCCAGGGTGATCTGGATCTGCGAACCGAGGCGGACGACGGGGGCGACGTCAGTCACCGTGATCGTGAAGGCCTGCGAATCGGTCAGGAGCGGGGTGCCCGCCGCGACCGCGTTGACCACGATCGTGTACGTGCCCGGTCTGGTCGGCGTCCAGGAGAAGAGCCCCGTACTCGGGTCGATCGTGGCGCCGGCCGGGGCACCGGGGGCCAGGTAGAACACGGTCGGCTGGCCGGACACGGCGTGGGCGAGCCCCACGGCGAACGAGACCGGCGAGCCCTCGGCGACCGTCACGTCGGCGATGGGCGCGATCACGAGCGGGCTGAGCCCGAAGTCCAGCCCCTTGACGGAGCCATGCGCGGTGACGTCGGCGAGATAGAACGAGCTCGAAGGCTGAGTCGGCACGCCCACCGGCGACGAGAGTACCCGGACGACGTACCGGCCCGGCGCCAGGCCGGTGAAGCTGTAGGTCCCGTCCGCCTGCGTCACCGCCGTCGGCTCGCCCCCGTCGAGTCGGCCGTTGTGGTTCTCGTCGAGGTAGACGGTGGCCCCGGCTGCGCCGACCTCGCCGTCGTCCTGGATCCCGTCGTTGTTCGCGTCGACGTAGACGTCGCCCGACACCTGGGCCGTCTGCGTGTTCGTGAAATTCTCGCCGGTGTAAACCGTGTCCAGGGCCGCGGTCAGGGTGGGGCTCGCGCCGGACTGCGTCCAGCCATTCGGCGTGACTTCCTGGATCGTATACGTGCCGGGCATCACGCCGTAGAAGTAGTAGAGGCCGGTGCTCCCGGTCTGGGTCGTGGCGACGACCTGGTTGTCGGAATTGAGCAACTCGACGGTCCACCCCGAGAGCGGCCCGGATGTCGTCGAATCGAGCGGCGTGCCCGTGACCGCCCCGATGATCGTGGCCGACTGGACCTCGCCGAAGTTGGCTCCGGAGACGACGTCATTCGTGCCGGAGATGGTCACGGCATAGGTCCCGGGATTGGTCGGCGTCGTCTGGACGACCGTCCCCGGGATGCCCCCGCCGTAGAGGGCCTGGATTTGCGCCTGCGTGAGCGCCGATTGCCAGATGCTCACGTCATCCAGGTAACCGCCGAGGAATTGCGAGGCCTGGGTGCCCGGCTCGGCGCCGATCATCATGGTGAATGCGGCCGCGCCGGAGATGTTCGCCGAGCCCGGCAAGGTGCCCAGGCCGATGGCCTGGCTGACCAGCACGCCGTTGACGTACAGGTCGAGCTCGTCGTTGCCGCTGGAATCGACGTCCGGGGTGTACGTGAACGCCACGTAGTACCAGGTGTCGTCGTTCATGACGTACGAGTTGGAGCTATTGGTCGAAAACGACCCCGAACCCGAGGAGGGGTTTTCCATCACCTCGGCCGTGAGGTAGGTCTGGGTCAGGTAGTACGCGATGTTGACGCCCGGGCCGCCCGTCCAACTCGCGGCGAAGTTGTCGAGGCCGTTGCCGAGGAACGCGCCGGCGACCATGCCGTAAGGCGAGCCGGGGTCGTCCCACTCCATGTTGAAGTCCGAGACCCCGAATGTCGGATTCGTCGTCCCGTTCGTCTCGTTCTGGAGGATGCTGATCAGGGCGCCCCCGCCGCCCACGGCCAGGTCCGGCAGGCCGCTCCCATAGAAATTCCCCGCGACGATCATGGTGGGGTCGGGGATGGTGTCGTACGTCGCGGACGTGAACGTCGCGGACGTCGCGCCGTTCCCGGTTGTGTTCATCAGTATGGTGACGGTGCTGTCACCTCCACTGGTCACCGCGATGTCCGGCATGAAGTCGCCGTTCAGGCTGGTGACCACCAGGGCCGATGGATTCGACCCGACCGTGAAAGCCTGGGTGGTGTACGTGAACGTGGAGGAGCCCGTCGCCGTGGTGGAGAGGAGCACATAGAGCGTGTCGGTCGGGTTGCCCGTGGCGGTCGATTGGATGTAGGCGATGCCGTCGCTGAGCCAGTTGAACGCACCGACGGCGACCTCGCTGGAAGAGACGCCCGAAGTGAGGCCGAGGTCGATGTCCGTGGGAGTGCCGAACGACGCGGTTGCGGCGCCCGCGGTCGTCGTGTTGATCAGGACCACGAGGGGACCGTTCAGGATCCCGACGACGAGGTCGGGGGAGTCGTCACCGTTGAATTCGCCCTCCGCGATCTGGTTGGGGACGCCCGGGCCGGAATAGCCGAGCGCCACGGATTGGGAGGTGAACGCCGGCGTCCCGCCACTCAGCGGCGTCTGGTTCATGAAGACGGTGAGCGTACCGTCGAGGTTCGCGACGACGATGTCCGGGGAATGGTCCGCCCCGTTGAGCGTCTCGGCCATGATCGCGCACGGGCCGTTCGGGTCGGCCAGCGTGATCACCTGGAAAGCCGGCGTGGTGCTCCCCGCGGCCGTGACGTTCAGGAAGACGAGGACCTGATCATTGGCCTCGTCGGCGATGGCGAAATCGAACAGGCCGTCCGCGTTGAAGTCGCCGGTGGCCGCGGCCAGGGACTCGCCGTCGTTGTCCACGGTATAGGTGTACGGGGTGTAGGTGAATGTTGGCGAGGTGGCCCCGGCCGTCGTCGTGTTCAGGACGACCGTGACGGTGCCGGTCGCGGCGGAGACGCTCAGGATGTCGGTCAAGTTGTCGTGGTCGAAGTCGGCCGTGTAGAGCTGCGCGGACGACCCGCCGTAGTTTTCGTTCTGCGAGGTGACCTGGGAGGCGCCGCCGAGCCCCAGGCTCCACCCGCCCGACGCGGCACCACTCGTGATGGTGCCCGCGATGGTGGAATTGGTCCCGAAGGGCAAGGCCTGCTCGTTGTTGACCCACGCCCCGACGGTGAAGCCCCCCGTGCCGGGCTGGAGGTTCGGATTGCCGGCGACGCTCACGTAGCCCGACGTGCCGTTGAGGCCGAGGACCTGGTCGTTGCCGTCCGAGGCATTGGGGGTGGCGGCGCCCAGGCTGGATGACGTCACCACGGTGGCCCCACCGTTCAACGTGCCGGCCTGCTGGAGCGCGTCCGCGTCGCCCGCGATGTCGTACACCGAGTTGCCGGAGACCGCGGACGCCTGGAACGAGTAGATCGCCGCCGCGCCCGTGTTGGGCACGAGATCGACCGTGTAGGTCGTGCCCGACGTCAGGCCGTAGAACGCGTAGGAGCCGCTGGCGCTGGTCAGCGTCCACGGCTCGCCCGCGTCGAACTGGCCGTTGCCGTTGGTGTCGAGGAAGACCGTCCAACCCGAGAGGGGGGCCTGGCCGCTCGGATCGCCGGACAGGTTCGCATCGTCGAAGGCGATCCCCTCGATCGACGACGATTGGATCATCGAGAAGTTCGCGGTCGAGAGGTTCCCCGTGTAGGTGATCTGGCCCACGCCGTTCGACGGGGTGCCGAACGAGAAGGCAGAGGGATCGAGGTTGACCAGGACGATGTCCACGGGGGTGCCATACGGGACCTGGTTGCTCGAGAACCCGTAGAAGCCGTTGGCGTTGGTCGTCGTGGAGGGGTCGTTGGCCTCCAGGATCCCGTTGCCGTTCAGGTCCACGAAGACGGTCCAGCCGGAGAGGGCCGTCCCATCCTGGTTGGCGACCGTGCCGGAGACGACCGGCTCGTACTCCATGACCTGATCGGTGCCGGTCAGGCTCGACGTGACCGGCGCGTTCGTGCCGTCGTTGACGACCGCGTAGAAGTAGTACTGCGTGGGCAGGAGCCCGCTCAGGTCCACGGTGGAGGTCGCGGTATAGCCGGTCATCGCGTTGCCGTTGTCGGTCGCGCCGGAGAGCGGGACGCCCTGGGCGACCAGCGTCCCGTTGAAGGCCTGGGCGGTGCCCAGCGCCGCGTCGTAGGGCGCGATGTAGAGGTTGACGGTGGCATTGCTCGCGAGGGTGCTGGCCACCTGCACCGGCATGGTCACCGGGACCGACCCCGTCTGGACGGCGGACGCGACGGGGCTGACCGAGATGCTCGGGGGCGGGATGTACCAGGTCGCGCTGAACTGCGGCAAGGTCCAGCCGCTCAGGGTCCCGCCGGTCGCCGCGCCGTTGTACGGGATGTTGAGGATCACGCCGGAGCCGGTGATCTCCTGGACGGTCGCGACGACGCCGCTCGAGCTGGTGTTGTAGCCGGAGGAGCTGGTGCCGGCCAACGCCACGGTATCGCCCACCTGGATGCCGCCGGGTACGGTCCCCGAGGCGAACGTCACGAGGGCATCGCCGGTGGACGGATCCTCGGTGATCCCCGTGATGGCGGCGGAGGTGTCCGTGGGCGCGACCTTGCTGGAGAACGTCGCCAGCAGCGTGTAAGTGCCGCCGGGCTGGACCGCGAGCGCCGCGTAGGGGTTCGAGGTCGAGCCCACGATCCCCACGAGGGCCTGGGTCGAGGTCGTGTAGCCGGTGTTCGGGAGCAGGGTGATCGTGCCGGTGGTGGACGACGTCACCGACACGTCGGAGATCCCCGTCCCCTGGACCGTGAGCGAGGTCGGCGTCAGGGCCGCCAGGACGCTGTTGCCCGTCCAGTCGATCTCCAGGGTGCCCTGCGTGGCGCCGTCCGGCACGGTGAACGACTGGGAGTAGGTGTAGGTCTCGGATGCAGAGGAGACCGTGTTCTCGAGGGCGTTGATCGCCCCGCTGCCCAGGACGATGAACTTGTCGTTGACGTAATTGTACTCGAACCCGATGTTGACGTGCGTCACGTACAGGTCGATGGAAGTCCAGGCCGCGATGAACCCCTGGGCCTGCCCGCCCGTGGTCGACGGCGGCTCATACTCGAACAGGAACGACAGGCTGCCCAGCTTCTGGCCGCCGATGATCGGGACGCCGTGGGGCACGTTCACGTCCGCGGTGGCGCTCAGCAGGATGTTGCCCCCGCCGCCGAATGTGAACGAGGCGTTGTACGTGTACGCGCCGTCGAGCATCGACGAGCTCGTGTCGAGCGAGTACGTGTCGTCGTCCCAGTCGAGGGTCATCGTGCCGTTGCCGTCGCCCAGGAGGCCGGTCGTGCTGCCCCCCGACGTCACCGCGCCGAAGAGGACCTTGGACGACAGGCTCAGCTCGTCCTTGTCCGCGAAGAAGCTCCCGTCGACCTGGAAGAACGAGGCCTGCTGGCCGAAGATCGTCACCTGCTTGCCGTAGACCGCCTCCATGGTCCCGGACACCATCAGGTTGGACGGCTGATTGAAGTTCTGGACCTCCGCGCTCATCTCCGTCAGGAACAGCCCGGTGTCGCCGATCGGGATCGCCGTCGCGCTGCTGGTGGCCTGCCAGGCGAGCGAGATGTCCTGGATCGCGAAGAAGCCCGTGGCCTCGTTGATCGCGAGCTGGATCGAGCCCGTCACGGTCCAATTCTCGGGGAACGCGAGCTCCATCGTGACGTCGACGGTGGCCACTGTGCTGCTCGTCTGCGTGTAGTCCACGACGAACTGCTGGATCTCGAACGCGCCGAGTGCCACCTCCCCGAGAGAGAGCTCGAGGCTGCCGATGGACCAATCTCCGTCATCGTCGATGGTGAGGCCCTGATTGCCCCCCGACCCGAGCGCGAGCGTGGCGTTGAAGAGCGTCGGCACGGTGACGCTCCCCGTGATCTGGTAATCGCCGCTCGCCGCCGAGTAGACGAACGCGGGCGGGCTCGAGCTGGAACAGGAGATCTGGAGCCCAAGCAGGCTGAAGGTGCCGGAGATCGACATGTTCACGGTGGTGATGGTGCCGTTGCTGGCGTCGATGGCCAGGCCCGGATCGCCGGCCGTCCCCATCGTGGCCGTGATCGGATCGGTCCCCGAGACCGACGCCGTCACCGCCCCATACATCACGAACTGGTTGGCCCCCAGCGTGTATGCGAACGTCAGGTCCTGGGGTTTCAGCTCGAGCCCGAAGAGGTCGAACGAGGAGGGCAGATCGAGGCCGATCGCCTGGAGGGTGCCGCCGACCACGTTGGTGTTGCTGCCGAGCGAGGCGCCGACGTTGACCATGCCGTCGGCCGAGAACGTGACCGAGCCGCCGAACGAGAACGTGTCGGTATCCGCCGAATAGGCCACCGTGATCTGCCCGCTGATGTCGACGCCGTAGGCCGAGAAGCTGGCCTGCAGCGAGGACTCCACCCCCGTGAGCGTCATGGACGCCGAGGCCCCGCTGGTCACGACCAGATCGTTGCCGTCGCCGGCGGTCCCCACGCCCACCTGGAGGCCCACCAGACCGATGCACGAGAAGTCGAGGTTCCCCTGGAGCAGCACCTCGGCCTGGCTGGTGTCCGCGCCGGTCGGGATGGTGAACGCCAGGTTCGTGGCGTCGAACGGGACGTCCGAGACGGTCAGCGCCTGGGCGGCCCCCGCGCCGAGCGACTGGCCGGCGGACGACGTCAGGCTGCCGATGTCGAACGTGGCCGCGGACGAGGTGGCCCAGAAGGCGGGGTTCGCCGACAGCGAGCAGAGCGTCAGGCTCGCGGTCGTCTCGCCCTGCGCCGGGGCGATCGTGAATGAGGTGGCGTCGGCGGCGGGGATGGTGACAAGGCCGTCGGTGCTGAGGAGCGGGTTGAACGCCTCGCCCTGCGTCGGGGCATACCCGATCAGGACGGCCCCCGCCGAGGTGTAGCCCTGCCCGCTCTGGGTGAAGGTGCCGGTGAATTCCAGGCCGTCGAGGAGGATCGACGACGCCAGGAGGGTCCGGCCCTCCAGCCCTTCGAGGACCGGGCGACGGCCCCGCACGCGCCTGGCGGCGCGGCTCGGGGACGAGGGAACGGATGCCGAGGGAGGCCGACGGACGCCTCCCGCCCGGAAGCAAGCATCTCGTCGCACGGTTTCTCCCCGCAAGTTGAGGATCTTCGGCGGGCGAGACGATCGCTACGCCCAGGGATGGCTTAACGCTGTGGAGCACTCTAGAGCGCCGTCGGGCCGCGGGAGACCTTCTCCGAGGAAAGGTGGGGCCGGGGATCGCCCCGAACCGGGAGCCATGGGCCCCCGCATTGCATGGATTTTCAACCATTCGACCGCAAGCACGCGAG from Aquisphaera giovannonii includes these protein-coding regions:
- a CDS encoding SdrD B-like domain-containing protein, with translation MRGRRPVLEGLEGRTLLASSILLDGLEFTGTFTQSGQGYTSAGAVLIGYAPTQGEAFNPLLSTDGLVTIPAADATSFTIAPAQGETTASLTLCSLSANPAFWATSSAATFDIGSLTSSAGQSLGAGAAQALTVSDVPFDATNLAFTIPTGADTSQAEVLLQGNLDFSCIGLVGLQVGVGTAGDGNDLVVTSGASASMTLTGVESSLQASFSAYGVDISGQITVAYSADTDTFSFGGSVTFSADGMVNVGASLGSNTNVVGGTLQAIGLDLPSSFDLFGLELKPQDLTFAYTLGANQFVMYGAVTASVSGTDPITATMGTAGDPGLAIDASNGTITTVNMSISGTFSLLGLQISCSSSSPPAFVYSAASGDYQITGSVTVPTLFNATLALGSGGNQGLTIDDDGDWSIGSLELSLGEVALGAFEIQQFVVDYTQTSSTVATVDVTMELAFPENWTVTGSIQLAINEATGFFAIQDISLAWQATSSATAIPIGDTGLFLTEMSAEVQNFNQPSNLMVSGTMEAVYGKQVTIFGQQASFFQVDGSFFADKDELSLSSKVLFGAVTSGGSTTGLLGDGNGTMTLDWDDDTYSLDTSSSMLDGAYTYNASFTFGGGGNILLSATADVNVPHGVPIIGGQKLGSLSFLFEYEPPSTTGGQAQGFIAAWTSIDLYVTHVNIGFEYNYVNDKFIVLGSGAINALENTVSSASETYTYSQSFTVPDGATQGTLEIDWTGNSVLAALTPTSLTVQGTGISDVSVTSSTTGTITLLPNTGYTTSTQALVGIVGSTSNPYAALAVQPGGTYTLLATFSSKVAPTDTSAAITGITEDPSTGDALVTFASGTVPGGIQVGDTVALAGTSSSGYNTSSSGVVATVQEITGSGVILNIPYNGAATGGTLSGWTLPQFSATWYIPPPSISVSPVASAVQTGSVPVTMPVQVASTLASNATVNLYIAPYDAALGTAQAFNGTLVAQGVPLSGATDNGNAMTGYTATSTVDLSGLLPTQYYFYAVVNDGTNAPVTSSLTGTDQVMEYEPVVSGTVANQDGTALSGWTVFVDLNGNGILEANDPSTTTNANGFYGFSSNQVPYGTPVDIVLVNLDPSAFSFGTPSNGVGQITYTGNLSTANFSMIQSSSIEGIAFDDANLSGDPSGQAPLSGWTVFLDTNGNGQFDAGEPWTLTSASGSYAFYGLTSGTTYTVDLVPNTGAAAIYSFQASAVSGNSVYDIAGDADALQQAGTLNGGATVVTSSSLGAATPNASDGNDQVLGLNGTSGYVSVAGNPNLQPGTGGFTVGAWVNNEQALPFGTNSTIAGTITSGAASGGWSLGLGGASQVTSQNENYGGSSAQLYTADFDHDNLTDILSVSAATGTVTVVLNTTTAGATSPTFTYTPYTYTVDNDGESLAAATGDFNADGLFDFAIADEANDQVLVFLNVTAAGSTTPAFQVITLADPNGPCAIMAETLNGADHSPDIVVANLDGTLTVFMNQTPLSGGTPAFTSQSVALGYSGPGVPNQIAEGEFNGDDSPDLVVGILNGPLVVLINTTTAGAATASFGTPTDIDLGLTSGVSSSEVAVGAFNWLSDGIAYIQSTATGNPTDTLYVLLSTTATGSSTFTYTTQAFTVGSNPSALVVTSLNGDFMPDIAVTSGGDSTVTILMNTTGNGATSATFTSATYDTIPDPTMIVAGNFYGSGLPDLAVGGGGALISILQNETNGTTNPTFGVSDFNMEWDDPGSPYGMVAGAFLGNGLDNFAASWTGGPGVNIAYYLTQTYLTAEVMENPSSGSGSFSTNSSNSYVMNDDTWYYVAFTYTPDVDSSGNDELDLYVNGVLVSQAIGLGTLPGSANISGAAAFTMMIGAEPGTQASQFLGGYLDDVSIWQSALTQAQIQALYGGGIPGTVVQTTPTNPGTYAVTISGTNDVVSGANFGEVQSATIIGAVTGTPLDSTTSGPLSGWTVELLNSDNQVVATTQTGSTGLYYFYGVMPGTYTIQEVTPNGWTQSGASPTLTAALDTVYTGENFTNTQTAQVSGDVYVDANNDGIQDDGEVGAAGATVYLDENHNGRLDGGEPTAVTQADGTYSFTGLAPGRYVVRVLSSPVGVPTQPSSSFYLADVTAHGSVKGLDFGLSPLVIAPIADVTVAEGSPVSFAVGLAHAVSGQPTVFYLAPGAPAGATIDPSTGLFSWTPTRPGTYTIVVNAVAAGTPLLTDSQAFTITVTDVAPVVRLGSQIQITLGDPFVRLGSFADPGTDPWTATVDYGDGLGPQPLLLGLDKTFELDHVYRAPGTYTVTVVIDDGEGGVGTASAEVVVLPRPTVVPPNPSPLSSGFGARRDAFVISLFDHILEHDPDPAGLSYWSGRLRAGASRLAVARAIWNSPEHHATHGGKPASRAGFAHAFRLARNAAAMVKTHAGAHARGR